One segment of Capnocytophaga sp. oral taxon 878 DNA contains the following:
- a CDS encoding DUF6138 family protein — translation MVDKILECLESSLTKYSFSAPYEGFELSDGRYNYIGIKQSEYRVHIYLYEELDFSKDKYTILELKKATESEIANILTSLEQKITEKFFAESYTGKFKYKLHGVLEFNSERKEFFLVNQERKVELKQHYDKYITEVISNRTRKMQEYDWASVLEKAFDFELTGYTESQLTQILLQGLEAAKATRKKDFIQSFQDCMMSHCNTWKEKTFLPLYYNIEKVTFFSNSYTLKENIKVDTEKLDFFVQQALWAIQFQKYSWDVPYAKEDLDRAAKDFKSEKAKMYLKKGSGLLPESLIHYKDEEVECKANDIFATISVTIKQENASAYRKALDFSINLLQNNFPRSYGFKLSSKAEKSFIKIKGIAQSSTNRFFAQALQYQELHPKLVEYAEVAMVEFQWYNDVAPGEKSCMLGSYAVFGLGLISEAYFPLVLKYFNLVDDEHQMVHKYFVEALISRYGITQESLPVICDGIDSAQFRMKYKELKKAMQLPENKALLEEVLKGKSANYKEEVYYAIK, via the coding sequence ATGGTCGATAAAATATTAGAATGCTTAGAGTCTTCATTAACCAAATATAGCTTCTCAGCTCCTTACGAAGGTTTTGAGCTTAGCGATGGTCGCTACAATTATATCGGCATAAAACAATCAGAGTACAGAGTCCATATCTATTTGTATGAAGAACTTGATTTTAGTAAAGACAAATACACCATACTTGAACTAAAAAAGGCAACCGAAAGTGAAATAGCCAATATTTTAACCTCTCTTGAACAAAAAATCACTGAAAAATTCTTTGCCGAGTCCTATACCGGTAAGTTTAAATACAAACTGCACGGCGTTTTAGAGTTTAACAGTGAGCGTAAAGAGTTCTTTTTGGTAAATCAAGAGCGAAAAGTAGAATTAAAACAGCATTACGATAAGTATATAACCGAGGTCATTAGCAATCGCACCCGTAAGATGCAAGAGTATGATTGGGCTTCTGTTTTGGAAAAAGCTTTTGATTTTGAACTCACAGGCTATACCGAAAGCCAGCTTACCCAAATACTGCTGCAAGGCTTAGAAGCAGCCAAAGCTACTCGCAAAAAAGACTTTATCCAAAGCTTTCAGGACTGTATGATGTCCCATTGTAACACTTGGAAAGAGAAAACATTTTTGCCCCTGTATTACAATATTGAAAAAGTTACCTTTTTCTCCAATAGCTACACCCTGAAAGAAAACATTAAAGTCGATACCGAAAAACTTGACTTTTTTGTACAACAAGCTCTTTGGGCAATTCAGTTTCAAAAGTACAGCTGGGACGTTCCTTATGCCAAAGAAGATTTGGACCGTGCCGCCAAAGATTTTAAAAGTGAAAAAGCAAAAATGTACCTCAAAAAAGGCTCAGGTCTGTTGCCCGAAAGCCTTATACATTACAAGGACGAAGAGGTTGAATGCAAGGCAAATGATATCTTTGCTACCATCAGTGTAACTATCAAGCAAGAAAACGCCTCTGCCTACCGCAAGGCTTTAGATTTTAGTATCAACTTGCTACAAAACAACTTCCCTCGCAGTTATGGCTTTAAACTGAGCTCAAAAGCCGAAAAGTCTTTTATAAAGATTAAAGGCATAGCCCAGTCAAGCACCAATCGTTTTTTTGCGCAAGCCCTACAATATCAAGAGTTGCATCCCAAATTAGTAGAGTACGCCGAAGTAGCTATGGTAGAGTTTCAGTGGTATAATGATGTTGCCCCAGGCGAAAAAAGTTGTATGCTCGGTAGTTATGCAGTGTTTGGCTTAGGACTCATTAGTGAGGCATATTTCCCCTTAGTACTCAAATATTTCAACCTTGTAGATGATGAGCACCAAATGGTACACAAGTACTTTGTTGAAGCTCTTATCAGTAGGTATGGTATAACCCAAGAAAGCCTACCTGTAATATGCGACGGCATAGATTCAGCTCAATTTAGAATGAAATATAAAGAACTGAAAAAAGCAATGCAGTTGCCCGAAAACAAAGCCCT
- a CDS encoding transketolase family protein gives MKKYIDSGKKDTRSGFGAGLAELGRTNPNVVALCADLIGSLKMEKFIEENPTRFFQIGIAEANMMGIAAGLTIGGKIPFTGTFAAFSTGRVYDQIRQSIAYSHKNVKICASHAGLTLGEDGATHQILEDIGLMKMLPNMVVINPCDYNQTKAATLAIADYVGPVYLRFGRPAVANFTPENQTFEIGKGILLNEGTDVTIIATGHLVWEALLACEALEAKSISAEVINIHTIKPLDEDIIINSAKKTKAVVTCEEHNYYGGLGESVARVLAQHAPTRQAFVAVNDTFGESGTPDQLMQKYGLDKDGIIRAVESVLKK, from the coding sequence ATGAAAAAATATATCGATTCAGGAAAAAAAGATACTCGTAGCGGCTTCGGGGCTGGCCTTGCCGAATTAGGACGCACCAACCCTAATGTTGTCGCTCTTTGTGCCGACCTTATCGGCTCACTCAAAATGGAGAAATTTATTGAAGAAAACCCCACCCGATTCTTCCAAATAGGTATAGCCGAGGCTAATATGATGGGAATTGCTGCCGGACTTACCATAGGAGGTAAAATCCCTTTTACAGGTACCTTCGCAGCCTTCTCCACCGGACGCGTGTATGACCAAATACGCCAGTCCATAGCCTACTCTCACAAAAACGTAAAAATATGCGCCTCTCACGCCGGACTTACCTTGGGCGAAGACGGCGCTACTCACCAAATATTAGAAGACATTGGGCTGATGAAAATGCTCCCTAATATGGTAGTTATCAACCCTTGCGATTATAACCAAACCAAAGCAGCTACCCTCGCTATTGCCGATTATGTAGGACCTGTATACCTGCGCTTTGGTCGCCCTGCGGTAGCCAACTTCACCCCCGAAAATCAAACCTTCGAAATAGGAAAAGGCATCCTACTGAACGAAGGTACCGATGTAACCATTATCGCTACCGGTCACCTCGTGTGGGAAGCCCTTTTAGCTTGCGAAGCCTTAGAGGCAAAAAGCATTTCAGCCGAAGTAATTAACATCCATACTATCAAGCCTTTAGATGAAGATATCATCATCAACTCTGCCAAAAAAACCAAAGCAGTAGTTACCTGTGAAGAACATAACTATTACGGCGGTTTAGGCGAGAGCGTAGCCCGTGTACTAGCACAGCACGCCCCTACTCGTCAGGCTTTTGTTGCTGTAAATGATACCTTTGGCGAGAGTGGTACCCCCGATCAGCTAATGCAAAAATACGGCTTAGATAAAGACGGCATTATTAGGGCTGTTGAGTCTGTCCTAAAAAAATAA
- the dnaX gene encoding DNA polymerase III subunit gamma/tau: MNHFVVSARKYRPQSFRDVVGQQAITNTLLNAIENNHLAQALLFTGPRGVGKTTCARILAKKINEQTGVQDENDFAFNVFELDAASNNSVDDIRKLIEQVRIPPQVGKYKVYIIDEVHMLSTAAFNAFLKTLEEPPKHAIFILATTEKHKIIPTILSRCQIFDFKRITINDIREYLKYIAQQQGIEAEDEALQIIAQKADGAMRDALSIFDRVVSFSGEKLTRQATSEILNVLDYEVYFKVTDLILANKLPELLVAFNDTIAQGFDGNHFIAGLASHFRDLMVCKNPATINLMEVGEETQKKYAEQSVRATVPFLMEAIAIANDADLKYRTSKNQRLLIEIALMQLASITYEGDKKKMMDAS, encoded by the coding sequence ATGAATCACTTTGTAGTATCAGCTCGTAAATATCGTCCGCAATCATTTAGGGATGTGGTGGGACAGCAAGCCATCACTAATACCTTATTAAATGCCATTGAGAATAATCATTTGGCACAGGCACTTCTTTTTACTGGTCCGCGTGGAGTAGGGAAGACTACTTGTGCGCGTATTTTGGCGAAAAAAATAAATGAGCAGACAGGAGTACAAGACGAGAATGATTTTGCTTTTAATGTTTTTGAGCTAGACGCTGCCTCAAATAACAGTGTAGATGATATTCGCAAACTGATAGAGCAGGTACGGATACCACCCCAAGTAGGGAAATATAAAGTTTATATTATAGATGAGGTGCATATGCTATCAACAGCAGCTTTCAATGCTTTTTTAAAGACTTTGGAAGAACCGCCTAAACATGCTATTTTCATACTTGCAACTACTGAAAAACACAAAATTATACCTACGATACTTTCGCGCTGCCAGATATTTGATTTTAAACGTATTACTATTAACGATATACGAGAATATTTAAAATATATAGCCCAGCAACAAGGTATTGAGGCTGAAGATGAAGCCTTACAAATTATTGCACAAAAAGCAGATGGTGCGATGCGTGATGCACTTTCTATTTTTGATAGAGTAGTGAGTTTTTCAGGAGAAAAGCTGACACGACAAGCTACCTCAGAAATACTAAACGTGTTAGATTATGAGGTTTATTTTAAAGTTACAGACCTTATTTTGGCTAATAAGCTGCCAGAACTATTAGTGGCATTTAATGATACTATAGCACAAGGATTTGATGGAAATCACTTTATAGCAGGATTGGCAAGCCATTTTAGAGACCTAATGGTATGTAAAAATCCTGCAACTATTAACCTGATGGAAGTAGGGGAGGAGACTCAGAAAAAATATGCTGAACAGAGTGTACGTGCTACAGTACCTTTCCTTATGGAAGCTATAGCCATAGCTAATGATGCAGACTTGAAATATCGTACTAGCAAAAACCAACGTTTGCTTATAGAAATAGCTCTTATGCAATTGGCATCAATTACCTATGAAGGGGATAAAAAAAAAATGATGGACGCTTCATAA
- a CDS encoding DNA polymerase III subunit gamma/tau has translation MVNGEEPTETPEATLTTPQPNYTTTATQQTTPNIPIITKEERIGAVSGFSIKSVHLKNEHQKTVKEVVIDPNSLPKESFTKEAFEQSWEQYISDLLAKGERIQASILKIANLELDGTVINLQVASNAAKIDVLEMESKLLGYLHKALRNYDISLQLSVNEEISKKILVTPEEKYNKLLEENPLLQDFRTAFGLQLKA, from the coding sequence GTGGTAAATGGAGAAGAACCTACTGAAACTCCTGAAGCTACCTTAACTACCCCTCAGCCTAATTATACCACAACAGCTACCCAACAAACTACACCTAATATTCCTATCATAACAAAGGAAGAACGCATAGGGGCGGTGTCGGGATTTTCGATTAAGAGTGTTCACTTAAAAAATGAGCACCAGAAGACTGTAAAAGAAGTAGTTATAGACCCTAATTCGCTTCCTAAAGAGAGCTTTACAAAAGAGGCTTTTGAGCAGTCATGGGAACAGTATATAAGTGATTTATTGGCAAAAGGCGAACGTATACAAGCCTCTATACTGAAAATAGCTAACTTAGAACTAGATGGTACTGTGATTAATTTGCAGGTTGCTAGTAATGCTGCTAAAATAGATGTTTTAGAGATGGAAAGCAAGCTGTTAGGGTATCTGCACAAAGCATTACGCAATTACGATATTAGTTTGCAGCTTAGTGTAAATGAAGAAATATCAAAAAAAATATTGGTAACTCCTGAAGAGAAGTATAATAAATTATTGGAAGAGAATCCATTATTACAAGACTTTAGAACAGCTTTTGGTTTACAGCTAAAAGCTTAA
- a CDS encoding DeoR/GlpR family DNA-binding transcription regulator — MKVLNERQDQILEFLETKKYVSVTELSEKLKVSVVTIRKDLTLLEQEGYLHRTHGGASKQMRYVFDQNVGDKETKNVDEKNRIVDRALENIKENDFIILSSGSTTHLMAQKLYGFRSLTVLTPSLRVALEVCKNPNVNTIHLGGEVRKNSTSTIGVLAEETLSNFSCTTLFMGIEGIDLDYGLSSTNVGEAHLNRKMMERADKTIVLADSTKIHRRGFGFICYVEKIDMLITDAGADPDFVEELEKRGVEVVIC, encoded by the coding sequence ATGAAAGTATTAAATGAACGTCAAGACCAGATTTTAGAGTTCTTAGAGACTAAAAAATATGTAAGTGTTACTGAATTAAGTGAAAAACTAAAGGTATCAGTAGTAACTATCCGTAAAGATTTAACCTTGTTAGAGCAAGAAGGATACCTTCATCGTACTCACGGGGGAGCAAGCAAACAAATGCGTTATGTGTTTGATCAAAATGTAGGTGATAAAGAGACTAAAAATGTTGATGAAAAGAATCGTATTGTAGATAGAGCTTTAGAAAATATTAAAGAAAATGATTTTATTATTTTGTCATCAGGCTCTACCACACACCTTATGGCACAAAAGCTATACGGATTTAGGAGTCTTACGGTGCTTACCCCCTCACTTAGGGTAGCATTAGAAGTATGTAAAAATCCTAATGTAAATACAATTCACTTAGGGGGAGAGGTACGCAAAAATTCAACTTCAACCATAGGTGTATTGGCAGAAGAAACGTTAAGTAATTTTTCATGTACAACTCTTTTTATGGGTATTGAAGGTATTGATCTTGATTATGGGTTAAGTTCAACTAATGTAGGAGAAGCTCATCTGAACCGAAAAATGATGGAGCGGGCAGATAAAACGATTGTTCTTGCTGACTCTACTAAAATTCACAGAAGAGGCTTTGGCTTTATTTGCTATGTTGAAAAAATAGATATGCTTATTACTGATGCTGGTGCTGACCCAGATTTTGTAGAAGAACTTGAAAAACGAGGAGTAGAAGTTGTAATTTGCTAA
- the arsC gene encoding arsenate reductase (glutaredoxin) (This arsenate reductase requires both glutathione and glutaredoxin to convert arsenate to arsenite, after which the efflux transporter formed by ArsA and ArsB can extrude the arsenite from the cell, providing resistance.), which yields MIQIYHNPKCSKSRCGLELLKNSGKEYQVFDYLKKGITADEIKDLLAKLRLKPIELVRTKEAIWKENYSDKPLTDNEIIAAMVNNPKLIERPIVVVGDRAVIGRPTEKINEIITKE from the coding sequence ATGATACAAATATATCACAATCCTAAGTGCTCTAAATCTCGTTGTGGTTTGGAACTTTTGAAAAATTCAGGCAAGGAATATCAAGTGTTTGATTACCTAAAAAAGGGTATAACTGCTGATGAAATAAAGGATTTACTTGCTAAATTACGGCTAAAACCTATAGAGTTAGTACGTACTAAAGAAGCTATTTGGAAAGAGAACTATAGTGATAAGCCTCTTACTGATAATGAGATCATAGCTGCTATGGTAAATAACCCTAAACTAATAGAACGCCCCATTGTAGTGGTAGGTGATAGGGCTGTTATTGGGAGACCTACAGAAAAAATAAATGAAATTATAACTAAGGAATGA
- a CDS encoding outer membrane beta-barrel protein has translation MKRLLLAIALLGVTTMYSQTYVSVSGGYGFELNTKVLGRDATNPTSITDLKGSYGAGYQVQLRGGYFFHKRWGGELALGYLHGTNILTNKNRILEMNAYGRAFGASLSAVFNITDNLYVRAGGVTKIGGKTQVQTELNAALPLYLFDSSAPATTMVNINTNFKTNFHGKMPFGFIGGVGYRFKVADNVSFFIEGEYLNINVPRKESRLNNFEASRTIGGVTQALSATDFKGYMARLQQLPSSPQTENLKLLAAQVAPLLEESYSWDGKNAPDAPYSSIGFHFGVTYTF, from the coding sequence ATGAAAAGATTATTATTAGCTATTGCGTTATTAGGAGTAACAACAATGTACTCACAAACTTATGTATCAGTAAGTGGTGGTTATGGTTTTGAGCTTAATACTAAAGTATTGGGTAGAGATGCTACTAACCCTACTAGTATTACTGATTTAAAAGGCAGCTATGGAGCAGGCTATCAAGTACAACTACGTGGAGGATATTTCTTCCATAAACGTTGGGGTGGAGAATTGGCTTTAGGTTACTTACATGGAACTAATATCCTCACAAACAAAAATCGGATATTAGAAATGAATGCCTATGGTCGTGCTTTTGGAGCATCACTTTCAGCTGTATTTAATATTACTGATAACCTATATGTACGTGCTGGAGGAGTTACTAAAATAGGAGGAAAAACTCAAGTACAAACAGAACTTAATGCAGCTTTGCCTTTGTATTTGTTTGATTCTTCAGCACCTGCAACAACAATGGTCAATATTAATACTAATTTTAAAACCAACTTTCACGGGAAAATGCCTTTTGGATTTATAGGAGGTGTTGGTTATCGTTTTAAAGTTGCAGATAATGTTAGTTTCTTTATAGAAGGTGAATACTTAAATATTAATGTGCCACGCAAAGAATCTAGATTGAATAATTTTGAAGCAAGTCGTACTATAGGAGGTGTAACTCAAGCTCTTTCAGCAACTGATTTTAAAGGCTATATGGCAAGATTACAACAGTTACCTTCTTCACCTCAAACTGAAAACTTGAAACTATTGGCAGCCCAAGTAGCCCCTTTATTAGAAGAAAGTTATAGTTGGGATGGTAAAAATGCTCCTGATGCTCCTTATTCATCAATAGGATTTCATTTTGGAGTTACTTATACTTTTTAA
- a CDS encoding aspartate-semialdehyde dehydrogenase, which yields MRVAVVGVTGMVGNVMLEVLAEHNFPVTELIPVASEKSVGKKITFKGTEHTVIGLQQAVSLKPDIALFSAGASVSKEWAPKFAQVGTTVVDNSSAWRMDETKKLIIPEINADVLTKDDKIIANPNCSTIQMLVALAPLQKKYGIKRVVVSTYQSITGTGVKAVRQLENEYKGEKGEMAYHYQIHRNAIPHCDVFEENGYTKEEMKLVRETKKILRDDSIAVTATAVRIPVVGGHSEAVNVELKSEFDINEVRALLAQSAGIKVQDNTDTNTYPMPLYAHGKDDVFVGRIRRDESQPNTLNLWVVADNLRKGAATNTIQIAEYLIAHKLLIL from the coding sequence ATGAGAGTAGCAGTAGTAGGCGTTACCGGAATGGTAGGTAACGTAATGTTAGAAGTACTTGCAGAACACAACTTCCCTGTAACGGAGCTTATACCTGTAGCTTCGGAAAAATCGGTAGGGAAGAAAATCACCTTTAAAGGTACAGAACATACTGTGATAGGCTTACAACAAGCAGTATCATTAAAGCCGGATATAGCCTTATTTTCGGCTGGAGCAAGTGTATCAAAAGAATGGGCTCCAAAATTTGCCCAAGTAGGTACTACAGTAGTTGATAATTCATCGGCTTGGCGTATGGATGAGACTAAGAAATTAATCATCCCAGAAATTAATGCTGATGTACTAACCAAAGATGATAAGATTATTGCTAACCCAAACTGTTCAACCATACAGATGTTGGTAGCTTTAGCTCCTTTACAAAAGAAATATGGCATTAAGCGTGTGGTTGTATCTACCTATCAGTCTATTACTGGTACAGGAGTAAAAGCTGTGAGACAGCTAGAAAATGAATATAAGGGAGAGAAAGGCGAAATGGCTTATCATTATCAAATTCACCGCAATGCTATACCTCATTGTGATGTATTTGAAGAAAATGGTTATACTAAAGAAGAAATGAAGCTAGTACGTGAAACTAAGAAGATATTACGTGATGATAGCATAGCCGTAACTGCTACAGCAGTACGTATTCCTGTAGTAGGAGGACATAGTGAAGCAGTGAATGTAGAGTTAAAATCTGAATTTGACATTAATGAAGTACGAGCTCTCCTTGCCCAATCAGCAGGGATTAAGGTGCAAGATAATACCGATACTAATACTTACCCTATGCCCTTATATGCACATGGTAAAGATGATGTATTTGTAGGACGCATTCGTCGTGATGAATCACAACCTAATACCCTTAACCTATGGGTAGTAGCTGATAATTTACGCAAAGGGGCTGCTACTAATACTATACAAATAGCTGAATACCTCATAGCTCACAAGCTATTAATACTTTAG
- a CDS encoding PLP-dependent aspartate aminotransferase family protein — MRFETKAIHGVRTPEKGVENWGNTINLATTFPIKEYNVMQEFEYSRVMSPTRKDFESLVAQLESGKHGFGFASGMAAITSIFTMFKAGDHFVLGLDIYGGTFRIMNDVFRQFGFESTFVDMTDLGKIEAAIRPNTKAIFVETPSNPLLDVTDIRGVVAIAKKHELLTIVDNTFMSPVLQRPLELGADIVLHSATKFLGGHNDIVAGAAVVNRDDLAEKITFAQVAMGALVSAFDSWLLLRSMKTLKLRVEKAQANTLKLLDFLRSHPEVEKVYYPTAPDNKGKTIQESQAEGGGSVFSFTVKSEEKAKSFFENLKVALFAVSLGGVETLVTHPSSLTHTEFPEEEKVARGVTRTLIRVAVGIEDADDLIEDFKQALAK; from the coding sequence ATGAGATTTGAAACTAAAGCTATTCACGGGGTACGTACTCCTGAAAAAGGTGTAGAAAATTGGGGAAATACTATTAATTTGGCTACTACTTTCCCTATAAAGGAATATAATGTGATGCAGGAATTTGAGTATTCCCGCGTGATGAGTCCTACTCGTAAAGACTTTGAAAGCCTTGTAGCGCAGCTAGAAAGTGGTAAACACGGCTTTGGTTTTGCATCGGGTATGGCTGCCATTACTTCTATTTTCACGATGTTCAAGGCTGGCGACCATTTTGTATTGGGGTTGGATATTTATGGGGGTACTTTCAGGATAATGAACGATGTTTTTCGTCAGTTTGGTTTTGAATCGACTTTTGTAGATATGACTGATTTGGGCAAGATAGAAGCAGCTATACGCCCTAATACGAAAGCTATTTTTGTAGAGACTCCTTCTAACCCTTTGCTAGATGTTACCGATATACGTGGGGTGGTAGCTATTGCTAAGAAACACGAACTGCTTACTATTGTTGATAACACTTTTATGTCGCCTGTACTACAACGCCCTTTGGAACTTGGAGCGGATATAGTGCTGCATAGTGCTACTAAATTTTTGGGTGGACATAACGATATTGTAGCTGGAGCAGCGGTAGTGAATCGTGATGATTTGGCTGAAAAAATAACTTTTGCACAAGTAGCTATGGGGGCTTTGGTTTCGGCTTTTGATAGTTGGTTATTGCTGCGAAGTATGAAAACCCTTAAGCTAAGGGTGGAGAAGGCGCAAGCTAACACTCTCAAACTGTTGGACTTTCTGCGGTCTCACCCGGAAGTAGAAAAAGTATATTACCCTACTGCGCCTGATAATAAAGGCAAAACGATACAAGAGAGTCAGGCAGAGGGTGGTGGCTCAGTATTTTCTTTTACAGTAAAAAGTGAAGAAAAAGCGAAGTCTTTTTTTGAAAACCTTAAAGTAGCACTGTTTGCTGTGAGTTTAGGTGGTGTGGAAACTTTGGTAACTCACCCTAGTTCACTTACCCATACTGAGTTTCCTGAAGAAGAAAAGGTAGCACGTGGTGTGACCCGTACACTTATTCGTGTAGCAGTAGGCATTGAGGATGCTGATGATTTGATAGAAGATTTTAAACAAGCACTGGCTAAATAA
- a CDS encoding ribose-phosphate pyrophosphokinase: protein MFSETTPNSKIFACSKSIELAEKIAEKYGTQLGEIKLSYYSDGEFQPSFEESIRGARVFLVCSTFPNSDNLMELLLMIDAAKRASARHITAVIPYFGWARQDRKDKPRVPIGAKLVANLLQAAGATRIMTMDLHADQIQGFFERPVDHLFASSIFIPYLQSLGLDNLCIASPDMGGSKRAYAYSKFLKSDVVICYKQRKQANVIETMELIGEVEGKNVVLVDDMVDTAGTLVKAAQLMKDKGAISVRAVATHAILSGNAYERIEGSVLEELIVTDSIPLKQPSTRIKVLSCAELFADVMHRVHHNEPISSKFIM from the coding sequence ATGTTTAGTGAAACCACCCCAAATTCAAAAATCTTCGCTTGTTCTAAAAGCATAGAACTAGCCGAAAAGATTGCAGAAAAATACGGTACTCAACTCGGCGAAATTAAACTATCATACTATAGCGATGGTGAATTTCAGCCCTCATTTGAAGAATCAATCAGAGGCGCACGTGTATTTTTGGTGTGCTCCACTTTCCCAAACTCCGATAACCTAATGGAGCTATTGCTGATGATTGATGCCGCTAAAAGAGCTTCGGCACGCCATATCACGGCAGTAATCCCATACTTTGGTTGGGCTCGCCAAGATAGGAAAGACAAACCCAGAGTGCCAATAGGGGCTAAATTAGTAGCAAATCTATTGCAAGCAGCAGGAGCAACCCGCATTATGACAATGGACTTGCACGCCGACCAAATTCAAGGCTTTTTTGAACGACCAGTCGACCACCTCTTTGCTTCAAGTATCTTTATACCCTACCTACAAAGCTTAGGATTAGATAACTTGTGCATCGCTTCACCCGATATGGGAGGGTCTAAAAGAGCCTACGCCTACTCAAAATTCTTAAAAAGCGATGTAGTTATTTGCTACAAACAACGCAAGCAAGCCAATGTAATCGAAACAATGGAACTCATTGGCGAAGTAGAAGGCAAAAACGTAGTATTAGTTGATGATATGGTCGATACAGCAGGAACTTTGGTAAAAGCAGCCCAGCTGATGAAAGACAAAGGAGCCATAAGCGTACGCGCCGTAGCCACCCACGCCATACTAAGCGGTAATGCCTACGAACGTATCGAAGGTTCAGTTTTAGAAGAACTTATTGTAACCGACTCTATTCCGCTAAAACAACCATCAACCAGAATAAAAGTACTAAGCTGTGCCGAACTTTTTGCCGATGTAATGCACCGCGTACACCACAATGAGCCTATCAGCTCTAAATTCATTATGTAA
- a CDS encoding 50S ribosomal protein L25/general stress protein Ctc: MKSITIKGSQRESVGKAASKALRNAGQVPCVLYGGDSVLHFSAPELAFKNLVYTPNVYTAAIELGGKTYDAILQDIQFDPVTDKIIHIDFYQLNKSKEITIEVPIQIEGTSPGIMAGGTLRIVNRKLKIKALPDNLPDFVRVDISGLEMGNKLYITKLPQENYKIMHPDNTVVCQIRVSRAAMKAAQDAAKAEKTGKKK; the protein is encoded by the coding sequence ATGAAATCAATTACAATCAAAGGATCTCAAAGAGAAAGCGTGGGCAAAGCAGCAAGCAAAGCCTTACGTAATGCTGGACAGGTACCTTGCGTGTTATACGGAGGTGATAGCGTTCTGCATTTTTCAGCACCCGAACTAGCTTTCAAAAACCTTGTGTACACACCAAACGTATACACGGCTGCAATTGAGTTAGGAGGAAAAACTTACGATGCAATTTTGCAAGACATTCAGTTTGACCCTGTAACTGATAAAATCATCCACATCGATTTCTATCAGCTAAATAAAAGCAAAGAAATTACCATCGAAGTGCCTATCCAAATAGAAGGAACTTCACCAGGTATTATGGCAGGGGGTACATTGCGTATTGTAAACCGTAAACTAAAAATTAAAGCCCTTCCCGATAATCTTCCTGATTTCGTTCGTGTAGATATTTCAGGATTAGAAATGGGTAATAAATTGTATATTACTAAATTACCTCAAGAAAACTACAAGATTATGCACCCAGATAATACTGTAGTTTGCCAGATAAGAGTATCACGTGCTGCTATGAAAGCCGCTCAAGATGCTGCTAAAGCTGAAAAAACTGGTAAGAAAAAATAG